Genomic DNA from uncultured Fibrobacter sp.:
GGCATGAATTTCATAGGTGTCATTCAAGGAGAAAAGGGCGTAAGATGACAGGTCCTTGACAGACGTTGATCCTTGAGGCCAGAAGGCAACAAGATCGGAACCGACAAGGTAATATCCCCCATCCGACTCGATTTTCCAGCGAACCCTGCTTGCACCCCCGTTATAAAGGAGAGTATCGTTCAGCACCGTACCGTCAATTTCAACCGTCTGCGCCCCGAGCGGTTCAAGCCCAGGCACCTGCGTACTGGGCGCCACCTCGGTCCATAGGGCAGGATCGTTCAGTCGCATATCCTTGGAAAGGTTTTTCCAGTCCATGAAACGCACATAGACCTTATTTGCCAACTGGACATAAAGGGAATCCCCTCGCACCAAAAGACGCTCGACACGGTTGATGGAAAGGTTCTGGGAGCCAATCCGGTCTACCGTCAATAGCGAAACCGAGCGAGGCAGGTCAAAAAACGCGAGACGGTCCTCAAAGCCGATCACCAAAATCGGTCCGCCCTGTTCTGCAACGCCAGGAAGCGCACGCACATTGTTTTTCACATAGGAGCGGTTGATGACGCGCCAGGAATTTCCGCCGTCATTCATAGCGACGACCATTCCGTATTCGGAAACGGCAAAAGTTCCGAGCGAAGAGGAAACGATGGAATAAAAATTCGACGTTTCTAGCCCGCGGTCAGAGTGATAGACGATATCATTGGTCTCGTCGCGGTAGCGAATTCCACCCCCCGTGGCAAGCATCACACCGTGACTGCCAAATGCAACAGCATCGTTAACGGGATACGGATCCGAAAACGCTCCCCAGTGGTCAACAGCAAACGCCTGCGCGGCAAGCAAAAGGGTTATTACAACTAAATAAAACTTCACTCCTCAAAATTACGAAAATTCACTTGCGCGCGTAAGCAGATCATCTAAATTCGGGGTTGAAGAATCCATTTTTTTCATCATGGACAAGTAAATGTCTTTCCTTTCGCGCATTTTCCTGAACGCAGACGCCTTACGCTTAAAGAAAGTTCCCTTGTCGACACCGCAATAACGGCAGGCCTCCTCCGCACGGATTCCGCCGATATTCGAATATTCGATGGCAAGCTTTTCGGAAACGTTAAGCCCAACCATAAGGCGGTCCAGCTGATGACGGACAAACTGCGCCCTGCGCATTTCGCAAACATCTCGGGCCACCTTGTTATCCGCATAGAGCTTACAACAGTCCGAAATCTGCCTCGAGACCTCTATCGGCAATCGCTTGCGGTACATGTCCATATAGGTATTCCGAACGACCGTCCTAAACCACGGAATAAGGGACTTATCATGATCCAAAACACCGGCCGAACGGCAAAAACGGAGGGCAACCTCCTGAAAAAGGTCTTTTGCAAGTTCAGCATCCCTACTCCGGGAACGACAGAGTTTGTAAATTTGGGAGGAATTTTTACGCCACACTCGATCCACCCAGCTGGAGGGGGCGTCTGTTAAAATTCTTGATTTACTCATATTCAAACAGGAATTTTGACAGCAATCTTTCAGTTGAGAATAAATTTATGAAATTAAAAGAAAAAAAACGGATTTTTGAGAAAATTGCAAACAACTGTTTGCAGCTATCAACAGCTTTTTTCATTTTCGCCCTAGGATTTACAACTTATCCACAATCCGCATACGCGCAGGAGTTCAACATGAACTCGATGCCGCCTCCCGAAATGAGCATGGAATACTCTGCGGGGGCACTCAAGGACGGTGGAAAACTTACGGTCAGCGTCACCATTTCGGACAAGTGGCACGTGAACGCAAACGAGGTCACCGACGAATTCCTGAAGCCCTCTTCGATCGTGGTAAAGGCCGAGGGGATTGAATTCGGCGATGTCATTTGGCCAAAGCCCATCAGGGAATACAACGAGGCGCTGGAACTTGAAATTCTCACGTTCCGCGGAACATTCGAAATCATCGTTCCGGTGAAAAGCGTAAGCGACAACTACGACAGTCTCGGTACCGAAGCCACCTTCCATTACCAGGCCTGCGACAACTCCATTTGCCTTGCACCCGCAAGCAAGACGATTCGGCTGGACGGACGCCTCGGTGCCAAAAGAAATTTCCCCGCTGTAGGCGATTCTAAAAGCGACAAGATAAACGGCGCTGCAGGCCCTGCCACAGACAAAGGTAACTTAGGGAAAGCCCCGAACGAATCGATCGCATCAGTCGAATCCGAAACCGCTGCGTCTGCAGGAATCCTTGTGCTGCTCTTTTTCGCCCTTATCGGCGGACTGATACTGAACCTGATGCCGTGCGTGTTGCCGGTACTTTCGCTGAAACTCTTCAGCCTGATTAAGCAGGCAGGCGAAAGTCGAGGACGGCTCCTCGCTTTGGGAGGAGCCACAACGGCGGGAATATTATGCAGTTTCTGGGTGCTCGCCGCCGTTGTCGCCGCCGTCAAAGCCGGCGGCGGGTCCGCGGGCTGGGGCATGCAATTTCAGAGTGCAGGCTTTATCGCCTTCATGGCCGCCATCCTTACAGCGTTCGCCATGAGCTTTTTCGGCGTTTTTGAGCTGTGGCTCCCGTGGAGCGCCACCACCAAGATGGATGCCGCGGGTCACAAGGCAGGACTTGCAGGCGCATTTTTCACCGGTGCCCTTCTCGTCCTCTTAAGCACACCCTGCTCGGCGCCCTTCCTCGGAACCGCCATGGGATTCGCTTTTACCGCAAGTACCCCGGTGATGTTCCTGTTCTTTACGGCAGCAGGCCTCGGACTCGCACTCCCCTACATGCTCGTCAGCGCCTTCCCGAAAGTCCTCAAGGTCTTCCCGAAACCGGGTGTCTGGATGGTAAAATTGCAAAAGGTGATGGGAGTCCTACTGCTTGCAAGCGTAGCATGGCTTCTGTGGATCGTGTACGGACAAGCGGGAACATCGGGCATCGGCCTATTAACCATTATCGTCATCGCTAGTGTCGTCTGCAGCTTTGCCCTCGGCAAATTTGCGCCACCGGGATCTTCGTTCACACGGGAATCCGCCGGAATCGTCATCAGCGCAGCAGTCCTTTTTTCAATCTGGGTTGCAGCGATCGCCCCCGAATACGAAAAGAAGGCCACCGAAATTTTTAGTGCCCGTATGCAAGCGCAAAAGACAGAAGACGGCTGGTTCAACTATAACCCCGCCCTGATCAAGGATTTTGCAAAGATGAAGCGCACCGTATTCATTGACGTGACAGCCGACTGGTGCCTCACCTGCAAGGCAAACGAAGCCGCCGTACTCGACGATGACGACTTTCGACACGCCATGGACAGCCTGAACGTGGCCCTAGTCAAAGCGGACTGGACACGCGAAACCCCCGAAGTCAACGCCCTTTTGAAAAGTCTGAAAAAATCCGGCGTACCCGCTTACGTCATCTACCCCGAAGGGGACGTCTCCAGGCAAATCGTTCT
This window encodes:
- a CDS encoding sigma-70 family RNA polymerase sigma factor, coding for MSKSRILTDAPSSWVDRVWRKNSSQIYKLCRSRSRDAELAKDLFQEVALRFCRSAGVLDHDKSLIPWFRTVVRNTYMDMYRKRLPIEVSRQISDCCKLYADNKVARDVCEMRRAQFVRHQLDRLMVGLNVSEKLAIEYSNIGGIRAEEACRYCGVDKGTFFKRKASAFRKMRERKDIYLSMMKKMDSSTPNLDDLLTRASEFS
- a CDS encoding thioredoxin family protein; the protein is MNSMPPPEMSMEYSAGALKDGGKLTVSVTISDKWHVNANEVTDEFLKPSSIVVKAEGIEFGDVIWPKPIREYNEALELEILTFRGTFEIIVPVKSVSDNYDSLGTEATFHYQACDNSICLAPASKTIRLDGRLGAKRNFPAVGDSKSDKINGAAGPATDKGNLGKAPNESIASVESETAASAGILVLLFFALIGGLILNLMPCVLPVLSLKLFSLIKQAGESRGRLLALGGATTAGILCSFWVLAAVVAAVKAGGGSAGWGMQFQSAGFIAFMAAILTAFAMSFFGVFELWLPWSATTKMDAAGHKAGLAGAFFTGALLVLLSTPCSAPFLGTAMGFAFTASTPVMFLFFTAAGLGLALPYMLVSAFPKVLKVFPKPGVWMVKLQKVMGVLLLASVAWLLWIVYGQAGTSGIGLLTIIVIASVVCSFALGKFAPPGSSFTRESAGIVISAAVLFSIWVAAIAPEYEKKATEIFSARMQAQKTEDGWFNYNPALIKDFAKMKRTVFIDVTADWCLTCKANEAAVLDDDDFRHAMDSLNVALVKADWTRETPEVNALLKSLKKSGVPAYVIYPEGDVSRQIVLSEILTTDDIVEQITNKF